From Pseudomonas sp. FP2335, the proteins below share one genomic window:
- the suhB gene encoding inositol-phosphate phosphatase, with translation MQPMLNIALRAARSASELIFRSIERLDTIKVDEKDAKDYVSEVDRAAEQKIIDALRKAYPTHGILGEETGLHKGSGEGEDYLWIIDPLDGTTNFLRGIPHFAVSIACKYRGRLEHAVVLDPVRQEEFTASRGRGAQLNGRRLRVSGRTSLDGALLGTGFPFRDDQMDNLENYLGMFRALVGQTAGIRRAGAASLDLAYVAAGRFDAFWESGLSEWDMAAGALLIQEAGGLVSDFTGGHDFLEKGHVVAGNTKCFKAVLTAIQPHLPASLKR, from the coding sequence ATGCAGCCCATGCTGAATATCGCGCTGCGCGCCGCCCGCAGCGCCAGTGAATTGATCTTCCGCTCCATCGAGCGCCTGGATACCATCAAGGTCGACGAAAAAGACGCCAAGGATTACGTATCCGAGGTGGATCGCGCCGCCGAACAGAAAATCATCGACGCGCTGCGCAAGGCTTACCCTACCCACGGCATCCTCGGTGAAGAAACCGGTTTGCACAAAGGTAGCGGCGAAGGCGAAGACTACCTGTGGATCATCGACCCACTGGATGGCACCACCAACTTCCTGCGCGGCATTCCACACTTTGCCGTGAGCATCGCGTGCAAATACCGTGGCCGCCTGGAACACGCAGTCGTACTGGACCCGGTCCGTCAGGAAGAATTCACCGCCAGCCGTGGCCGTGGCGCCCAACTCAATGGCCGTCGCCTGCGGGTCAGCGGCCGCACCAGCCTGGACGGCGCCCTGCTGGGTACCGGCTTCCCGTTCCGTGACGATCAGATGGACAACCTGGAAAACTACCTGGGCATGTTCCGCGCCCTGGTTGGCCAGACCGCCGGCATCCGCCGCGCTGGCGCAGCGAGCCTGGACCTGGCCTACGTGGCCGCCGGCCGGTTTGATGCGTTCTGGGAGTCGGGCCTGTCCGAGTGGGACATGGCTGCAGGCGCCCTGCTGATCCAGGAAGCAGGCGGCTTGGTGAGTGACTTCACTGGCGGTCACGACTTCCTTGAGAAAGGTCACGTGGTTGC